TGCGCCATTCACACCGATGATATTGTTATGCGAGCCGGGGGTGAGAATGACTCCATCCCGGCCATTCCCCAGTTTTGCGTTGCCAGCAAGGTTCAACCCAATGACGTTGCCTGCAACCAGGTTCCCCGTGACCGTTCCGCTCATATTGCCAAAAAGGATGCCTGCCAAGCCATTCCCGGAGACGAGATTTCCTTCGCTCAGTGTTGAGCCGCCAATGATATTCTTGGTCGCGCCTTCCCGAAAATAGATTCCATGCGCTAAGTTCCCAATGGCTGCGGTGCCACTTGCATTGACTCCGATTCGATTGCTGCGAATGATATTTTCGCTGGCGAAAGAGACATTGATCCCATGCCCATCGCCGGAAGAACCATTTCCGCTAATCAGGTTGCCTTTGCCGACATCGCCAATTCGGTTCCCCGATGCGCCGGAAAGAATGAGGATCCCGTTGGATCGATTTCCAAGGTTGGAATTTCCGTCAAGCGTTGTCCCCAGGTAATTCCCATAAATTCCGTTATTACTGGTTTCTGCACCAGTGATCGTGATCCCGCTACCTTGGTTTCCAGAAATTAAATTTCCGGCTCCAGCGATGCCACCTGTCCCACCAATGGTGTTATTACTGGCCCCGTCCTCAATGATGATGCCGTTTGCAGTCCCAGGGAGTGCGCCGGTCCCCATCGCGTTCGTGCCGATCCGATTCCCGGCGACCAGATTATCAGTCGTCCCGGCATTTGTGAGTTGGATATTACTGCTCGGGTGTGCCGAAATCACATTGCGATTTACAACGGAGTCACCAATCGTATTTGAGGATGCCGCCAATTCGACACGCACCCCCGCTCCGGTACCACTGGTTCCATTTGGGCGAGCGGCCAAGCCAGTCCGATCCGTTCCGATCAGATTCCCGAAGAGTTGATTGCCTGTCGTGCCCATGCCGGTGATCAAAACACCATGAGAGCGATTCCCGGAGATGAGATTCCCCGCGAAAGCATCCGTGCCCAACAGCCCGATGCCCATCCCATATGCACCGCCGATGACATTATTGACGGCTCCGTCTGCAATTCGGACCCCACTCACCGAATTGGAAATACCATTGAATCCGCCGACTTGCATTCCGATGTAGTTACCGGCAATGAGGTTGGCCGAAGATCCAATAATCTCCACACCTTGATTCAGATTCCCCGAAATTAAATTGCCTGCCCCGGCGACGATTCCACCAATTTTATTCCCCGTGGAATTCGCCTTGATCAGAACTCCCGAGAAGAAATTGCCGACGGCAGTGGTGCCAAATGAGTCTGTGCCGATGTAATTCCCGAGCACCTCATTGTTGTCAGCCGACTCGAAGAGAACCCCCGCAGCCCAGTTCCCCGAGAGGATATTTCGATGGCTCGGGATGGTGCCGCCGATGGTGTTCGTCGAGCCATTGACAATGCGAATGCCGTTGGCGTTTCCAAAAAAGGATTCATTGCTCGCGGTCGTGCCGATGAAATTCCCGAAAATGTGGTTGTCAGTCGCTGCGGAGCCGTTCAGGTAAATGCCGGATCCATGAAATCGATTGATGATCAGCCCGGCCACCGTACTGCCTGCGCTGGTGATTTCCAGACCATTGGCTCCGACACCAGCGTTCTGCCCATTGAGTTCGATTCGGATCACCGCATTATTGCCAACCGCCAATGAATTCGGACTGGTCCCCGATTGACTATAGCCATCGATCGTGACCGCATCCGTAATTGCCGGAAGCGCGCTCAGCAGTTCGATTGAGAGAAGGCCAACCCCATCGATGTTGAATTGAATGGTATCGTTGCCATAAATTCCGCTCGCCACGACATCTGCGTTGAGATCGCTATTCGCGTTCGCCGAGAGAATCGCCTCCCGCAATGTGACCATCCCGTCCACGTCGGTGTTGTCAGCCAGGGAAGTCACCGTAATCACGGCAGGGACAACTCGATCGTCGAGTTCCTGGAGACGCATTCGAATCGATGGAGTTCGGATGGGATGCTGGAAGATCTTCGCGATGCACGTTCGCATGGCAAGAATTGCTGAGGACATTTTCCAGCCATGTTTCGAGGCCATATTCAACTCCAACGAATGATCCGGTAGGAATGAAGCGTGGTTGGATCTGCGAATTTGATCAGGAACGATTCATCACAAACAGATTAAAATTATAGCAAACGAATCACCCTGTGGCAACCAATCTTACCCAAAATTCGTACTTTCACAACAATTCACAACCACTCCCGATCAATCCCACCGGTAAGGAACGGTCCATCCGAAAAACGGACAACCGACGGCCGTACCATCCTGAGATAATCCGGATTCGTGGGAGTCAACCGTCTGCCCGCTACCAGCGTGATCCAGTTCTTGAATTCCCCGGATGAACCATCGCACTCGCTCATTCCAGCCCAGCACCCTGGACTTCCCCAATGAGAAATTGACGAGGCATCATGAGCATTCTGCCGCCTCGAATTCCGCTGGCATCCAGTCGCCCAGCGTGTAGCGGGAAGCGGCGGCGAGTGGTCGACGGGATACTTTGTGGCACGAACACCGCTGCTCATGGGCGACGGCACCAGCAAACCGATCAAGCAGTTCGTCCCAGAAAATGCGATTCTCCACCGAGACGAAACCGACCTCAACGACCCTATCACCGTGCAAGTTGTAGAAGCAGTATTCGAACGCTCGGCCATCCTCTTCGAACTTCGCGTGGCTGGTCAACTGATTGAGACCACCGCCGAGCATCCGTTCTGGGTCGTTGACCGTGGTTGGACGCCGGTCTGGGAATTGTCGATCGGCGATTCGCTGACGACAATCACTGGAGAAACGGTATCCGTCGAGGGCGTTCATGAAACCGATCGGCGGCAAACGGTCTATAATCTGAGGGTCAGCGACTACCACACCGACGCAGTCGGCTGCGACGACTGGGGCGTCAGCGTCTGGGCGCATAACAGATATCTTGTAGAAGGATTACCGGATGGATCATTTGTAATTCGAGACAGCATGACTAAACAATTATTGGAATCTGTTCCTGGAGAACCAATACGTTTTACCCGAAAAGAAGCTTGGCAGACTGCTAAACAGATGGATGAGACTCTCAGAAGGACATCACGAGAGTTTATCGAATCGAATCCGACTTCTGTGAAAAGACCAAAGGTAGTTGACAATTCGTTATCTAGAATTATGGATGACATTTACAAAGCTGAAAAGTCACCTGATCGTATCGGAACCGGGTCAACAGCAGATGGATTGAGGTTTGAAAAAATGACTGGGTTTGATTTTAATGATAAGATTCATGGTCAAGCGGCGAGTGAGAGAGCGAATCGCTTGAGAGATTGGCTGAAGGATCACCCGCACGCTTTACCAGATGATATCGATGCAGCTCGACGCGTTGTTGCTGATTTAGAAGACGCAATCGCATTAGGAAGCTAGAGTTATGATAGATACCGAGAACAGCGACAAACAAGATTACAGTGCGGATTCTTTTATCATTCGACTACGTCATACTTATAGCATTATCGACAAATTAGCAAATGAAATGGTTCGTAACAAGGGGAAAATTTACAACTACGGATTGATGCATGCATTGTGCAGGCAGCTTACGCAATACGATGAACCACATCGAATCTACATTATCGAATATTTAGATAGCCACATAGACCTGTTTGGAGACGACCAAATAACAAATATGATATGTGTAGGATTCGTTGAATCTATCCAAGACGATCAGCAGTTAGAAAAACTAATTCATGGCACTTCTGTTCAAAAAAACAGAAAAATCGTTTGCCAGTTTTTCATAACTCACTACATTCCAACCTCCTATGATATACCAATGGAATTATTGAGATTATACACTGGCAAGCAAACCATGCCTGGGATGCCAAATTAAGGTTGGTTGAAAGACGAAGAATTAGCAATGGGGATGGGGTTACGTTCCCACAAGAATGAGCCAGCGATCCTACTGGACCGACAACGTCGAATCACGGGGTATACCGAAGTAAATTTCAGGCTGTAACAGAAGAGCAGCCCTGCAAATCGACATCGTTGATCCAGTAGTTCCTGATAAGCGAGGCAAATATGAGTGCTGAGCCACAATCCATCTCGATCAACCTGGGATGGTCTACTCATGGCGGATGGCTTCTCGGCAGATTTCTTGGTCATAAATTAGACCGAAGGGCTTCCGCTGATCGCCTCTTCTGGGTGATGATCGACGATGTGATTAGTTGTCGCATCCAATCGGACACACTCTCAACCGAGCAGATGCCGCTGAGCAAACTACCAGTGGAGTTTCATACAGAAGTAAAGAGACTGATCGGTCGAAGTCTTGAATTGGCTCGATGGTGTGTAGAGTGTGAGACGCTCCAATACATCACCCCTCCTGAGTAGCCGTCGTTTTGCATTGTGCCAACCCCTAAAAGTCGTTGTAACCACGAACCAGAAGGCCACGTTGACGACCGCACACGCAATGATACACGGTAGTGGGAGCGGAACCGACCCTGCGAGCAAGCGAGCAAATCTCCTTTGCTAACTGAGCCAGCCCATTGTTCGTTCGCTCGAAATGCTCGCCGAGGCCACCGCTGCCGATGAGCCGTTCCGCCAGCCGACGCCTTTGTTCGTTCGCTCGCTTTGCCCGCAGCGACCACAGGAGTAATGCTGACGCGAAGCCGGGCCAAGGCGAGCAGCAGCGCTGTATGGCGTGTAGCGGGAAGCGGCGGTGAGTGGTCGACGGGATACTTTGTGGCACGAACACCGCTGCTCATGGCCGACGGCACCAGCAAACCGATCAAGCAATTCATCCCAGAAAATGCGATTCTCCACCGAGACGAAACCGACCTCAACGGCCCAATCGAAGTCCAGATTGTGGAAGCGGTATTCGAACGCTCTGCCATCCTCTTCGAACTTCGAGTGGCCGGTCAACTGATTGAGACAACCGCCGAGCATCCGTTCTGGGTCGTTGACCGTGGCTGAACACCAGTCTGGGAATTGTCGATCGGCGATTGTCTGACGACAATCACTGGAGAAACGGTATCCGTCGAGGGCGTTCACGAAACCGATCGTCGGCAAACAGTCTATAATCTGCGTGTCAGCGACTTCCACACCGACTTCGTCGGCTGCGACGACTGGGGGTTCTCCGTCTGGGCGCAGAATGCGAACTGCGCGATCCTCGTCAAAGAGGGGGAGACGTTCATCCTCAAGAGCAAAGTGGATGACAGAGTTCTATTCGAGGGTGCAGAAGCGGATGCGCGGCTTTTCGCAAAGACCAACGGACACGAAATCACAAGTCAAGGCATCCCGGGCCACGCAAATCACGTCGGCGATCTGCCTTTTGGGTATAAGGAAAAACCCTTCCGCCAGTTCGTAATCAAGTTCGACGACGAGATGCGACTGGCCGGATACGACGATGTGGAAGCGTTCATGCAAGGTAGTTCTGCGTCAGACTGCAAATACAACAACGGCAATCCGATCAAGCTGGATGGCAGGGCCGGGATTACTCCAAGCGATTACGATGTAGCGATTGTCAGCCCCAAGGTCGCTGCCAGGGCAAAGGAGTTGGGGATCGACGTGATGAAGGGGCCGCTTTCGCCGAAGGATGTTGCTGCTCTTGGGCTTCAAGATACTCAGGACGCGCTCACTGCTGCACACGAAGTCGGCCACGCCCGCGTCCACAACAACCCAGCAGCGTTTGGCGGGCCTCTGACGTATCCAGCCGAAGAAGTGCTGGTGGAGAGCGCAGCCCGCAACGCACTCGCCCCTGACTTATCGCGGGCTGCACTACGCAACTCGATCAGATATGAAAATCGATGGCGTGTGGCTGCCGGCTTGCCACCGCTTCCAGTTCCGCCCTGACAAAGAATAACAGGGAGAAATACGATGAGAATCTTTCCAGACGAACGATACATCATGAGGCTTAAAGGAACTCTCCCAAAGACGCGGCTCCCTGCGTACGAATGGGCGCGTAGCCTGTCCGTCGAGGAGTGCATCGAGGGCTTGCGAAAGCTCTCGGGCCAGGACTTTGGTCACGACGCGGAAGCATGGGAACGCTGGTGGGCGCAAGAGAAGCAGAAACTCGACATTGATCCCGACTTCTGACTTGTAATCCGCTCTCGGAACTTCAACGTGGTCAGGTCGAGTCCTTCTGTACCCTGCCGGCTCCAGCGGCAACCTGTTCCCTCCCAAGCCCATCGGGTCGGCCAGGGCCACGGAATGGGAGCGAGGTGGGAGCCTTCCGCGACCTCGACCTGCACGTCGTTGAGCAACTCTCATTTGGGAAATCGGAGGTGAGTCGAACACCAGTCGTCTTGTCGGTCTGTCCGATGATTTTGGCCCAGGTGCATCGCTGCTGGTGACGAACCTTGCACAGCTCCGGAAAATCAATGCTCAGGCGGTTTGAGACAGGCTACCGATGGAACGGAGGGCAACTTACCTGGCACTCTGAACCAGAGGTTTACCGGCAGCTTCGCTGATCTTGAGGCGGAGATCTCAAAGGGATTCCCCGGCTTCAAGGGATTCGCGGAAAACGCGACCATCCCCGGTGGTGATCCTGCCCGATTCAATCCGTTCACCAACCAGATGGAATTCGGATTGTCTTTCAACCAGACGACAAAGGGCTTGGTCGCTGAGGAAGTTCGTCACGCCCTCGATGTGGCCGGGGGTTTCACCGAAGCCGGCGTCATTGCCGCATTCCAGAAGGAAACCGGAGTAGCACTCATCAAGAGCGGCAAGGTCGTCGCCACCCGCGCTCAGATCCAGCAGTACCAGGCATAGCACCACCGCCGGGTGTACAAACGGATGCTCCAGGATGCGGACCAGGGCCACGCCATGATGGGCAAGATCATCGGCAAGGGTGATGTGGACTCGATCAACGAGCTTTACCAACTGGAGTCCTTTGGACGTAGTCCGAAGGACTGGCTGCTTCAGCAGCAGTTCCCGAACTTGTACCACTCCACCCCTTGATGACCGGAACTGAACCCGCTGGCTCTGGATAAACGAATGTGAGGAACCATGTTCTGCTTCAAACTTGTTTGCGATTGTGGCTTCCAATCAGGAGATGCCTGCTGGGGCGTGAGAATGGGTTCCCGAGGGCAGATCGTGGTCGTCCCCATCTACGATCCCGCCACCGGCGGGCTACACTCTCACGAAGTACCTGCCGCAGAGTGGGATGACTCAGACGACGATCCGAGCCTTTGGCTCCAGAAATATGGGCCGGGTGTTCGTGACCAGTTCGGGAAGGACGCCTCGGTGCTGATTCCCGCCGAGTATGACAAACCCTTTATGGTTTGCCCGAGTTGCGGTCGTGAATCGTGCCGGGCGATTTCAACTGGGATCGTATGAGCCAAACTCCGGGCTGGCGCTCTGGACAAACCAAGTTGCCGCCAGCGCGGGAAAGGTTTGATGTACAAATCGCGACGAGTTTAAGGATTTGGACATAGTAATTGTTTCTCGACACGCTGATGGCAAGTCAGTGGCACAACGAACGTATCCACCTGCTGAACAAGTCAAACTTCGCTCGATGCTCAAATCCGGCCCGGACATCAAGGGGCTTGATCGGTATTCAAGAGAATATGTCGAATTCCTCGATTACACATCCAACGCTGCTGGGTATTCAGTGGAAGGTACCGATTTGGAAATCATCAAGCGGCATATAGGTTATACGCCCCCCCGGTGTGATGCATCAAGTGAGATTCAACAGTAGTCGTGTTAGGCATGTTATTGAAAGTCAAGGTAAGAAGTATGAGTGATCATTCTTCACACCTCGAATCGAGCCTGTATATCATCGATTACTTGACAATGCGAGGTGGGTTTCCACTATTGTTTACAGGATTACTGCGTGACTCATCGAGCCAAGATCCATGTATTGTGTCAGCCCGCCTCATTCAAGGGAGCGAACTTGTCTTGACACACACTTTGTGTGAACAACAACATCAGCTTGATCGATTGTTAGGCTTTCTCCAACAACGAGGTGTTTATTGGGAGTCGATGGATAATTTATGGCGTTGGGCGGTCGCTCATCACTGGCCGCATTCAGGAGATCTGTTACCCGAGAATTTGGCCAGCCAAACGATTAATGCATCCGCCCTCTCACCAGTTTCGCCAATTGATGATGAGGAGAGTCTTCGCTCGATCGTTACTCAAAATGGCCGCTATGAATATGATTGTTGTTTCTCACTCGATCAACTTGTCGTGGCATGGGACGATAATTGCTGTCAGTTCAAGTTTCCCGAGATTTATGATTTTGAAATGTTGCAGTCATGCATCAAGATGCTTGAGAATCAGTCCGCAGCGTTTCGTCTCCGCGGATTCTGGGTGAGAGCAACTCCTTCCCTCCCCTTGCACTCGTTTGCCGACTTGAGGCGATTGGGCGAAGTGCGGCGCTGGCCTGAAATGAATGGCTTCCTCAGACAAACTGCACTCTGGGAAGAGATTCGAAAAAATCATTCAGGTGGACAGAATCGAGGGTAAAAATTCAATGAATTTCACCCGATTTGCACTCACGCCACCCTTGAAGCTGATCATCCCGGCCACAGATTTTTGTCTGTAGAAATTGGTTGTTGAAGCGTATCTATCTGGAATTGTCGGATTAGCTTCAATTCGGCCACAGATTTTTGTCTGTAGAAATTGGCGCGCGGCGGTATCGCTGGGATATTGTCGCTCGGCTTCAATTCAGCCACAGATTTTTGTCTGTGGAAATGCGAGCGACGACGATTTGGCCACAGTGGCACAAATCGTGCTTCAATTCGGCCACAGATTTTTGTCTGTGGAAATGCGTCGACCGCCCGGCATCCGGCATTTGCTGGATGCGGCTTCAATTCGGCAACAGATTTTTGTCTGTGGAAATATGAATCGCTGGACGTGGTGAACGCGCAGATCCAAGGCGCGCTTCAATTCGGCCACAGATTTTTGTCTGTGGAAATGATGGGGATCATCGCGCGCTTTACGAGTTGATGGGGCAACGCTTCAATTCGGCCACAGATTTTTGTCTGTGGAAATTCGTTGTGAGCCACCCCGACGAGCCACAGGCGGTGGGACGCTTCAATTCGGCCACAGATTTTTGTCTGTGGAAATATGGTGGTGTTGTCGAACTTGAAGCACGATGAGCGCAAGGGTGCTTCAATTCGGCCACAGATTTTTGTCTGTGGAAATATGCCGAGCTTCTTGGCGAACGCCTCACGGGAACGATCGCTTCAATTCGGCCACAGATTTTTGTCTGTGGAAATGAGATCCGTTGCGAATGGATCTTGCGGCGATGATCCCGCTTCAATTCGGCCACAGATTTTTGTCTGTGGAAATGAGATTCTAACAAAAACTGGAGTATCACGATGGTTGGAGCTTCAATTCGGCCACAGATTTTTGTCTGTGGAAATGGAAGCCGAGACAGGCTTCACGTTGTTGCGACGGCGCGCTTCAATTCGGCCACAGATTTTTGTCTGTGGAAATGATATCCAGTTCTCGGTGTTCGGCGAGTGGTTGACTGTGCTTCAATTCGGCCACAGATTTTTGTCTGTGGAAATACCAGATCCTGTTCGCTCATATGGCCCCCAAAACGGGCTTCAATTCGGCCACAGATTTTTGTCTGTGGAAATGGGGTTCGCATTTCGCACCTCCTCGGCGATGGCCGACGTGGCTTCAATTCGGCCACAGATTTTTGTCTGTGGAAATGTGACGAAGCAGCCCAGACCCTCCGCAACGTCCATGTCGCTTCAATTCGGCCACAGATTTTTGTCTGTGGAAATCCTACGTCGAGGTGAATGTGTCGTGCCCGAATGTCCACGCTTCAATTCGGCCACAGATTTTTGTCTGTGGAAATGCGCTACCGGCTACATCGCCCTCGACAAGAACTCCGAGGTTGCTTCAATTCGGCCACAGATTTTTGTCTGTGGAAATTAAACTGCAATCATTCAGAAAAAGAATTGTGGGCGAGCTTCAATTCGGCCACAGATTTTTGTCTGTGGAAATGTCAAAATCGGCTTGTATGGCCCGCCGGGATCGGGGCTTCAATTCGGCCACAGATTTTTGTCTGTGGAAATGTTCTCCGGTCAATGGGTTCGAGGTCCTCGGGGCGGTGCTTCAATTCGGCCACAGATTTTCGTCTGTGGAAATGACAGACTTCAACCGCTACTATCCGTTAGAACAGGAATGCTTCAATTCGGCCACAGATTTTCGTCTGTGAAAATCTAATACACGTACTGATGCTTTATTATGGGTTCGTACGCTTCAATTCGGCCACAGATTTTCGTCTGTGGAAATAAGATCTTACGAGCAGTCATCAATTGAGCATTCGACAGCTTCAATTCGGCCACAGATTTTTGTCTGTGGAAATCACGTTCGCCGCGTTGAAAGGATCGCCAGCGTACAGGCTTCAATTCGGCCACAGATTTTTGTCTGTGGAAATCCAATTGCTGCATCGATATCGGGTCATTGCGTTGGAGCGCTTCAATTCGGCCACAGATTTTTGTCTGTGGAAATACCGCGAAAGGAAAGTAAAATGCGAACGATGATCGAGCTTCAATTCGGCCACAGATTTTTGTCTGTGGAAATGTCGCGATTCATCGGACGCCCATCGTGACAACCCCAGCTTCAATTCGGCCACAGATTTTTGTCTGTGGAAATCTCGAAGAAGCGGAGTCCGTAATCATCGGCGTGATGGGCCGCTTCAATTCGGCCACAGATTTTTGTCTGTGGAAATCTTCCGCCTTGCCTGCCGCCTTAGAAGGGAGACGGGCGCTTCAATTCGGCCACAGATTTTTGTCTGTGGAAATACGGCAAGTGGGAGTTCGCCGACTTTAACCCCGTCCCGCTTCAATTCGGCCACAGATTTTTGTCTGTGGAAATACCTACAGCTACACCCCCGACTGGCCCGCTGGCCCGAAGCTTCAATTCGGCCACAGATTTTCGTCTGTGGAAATTCGGTGGGGGCAAATAAAGTGCATGGGCAGCGACGGTCGCTTCAATTCGGCCACAGATTTTCGTCTGTGGAAATATCGGATCGAGAAAACGCCAGAAGTCACCTACGCCAAGCTTCAATTCGGCCACAGATTTTCGTCTGTGGAAATAGGTAGCGTTGCCGAAGAAGTCGCCGCAAACGCCTGGGCTTCAATTCGGCCACAGATTTTCGTCTGTGGAAATATATCTCTTCCGAGCCGGAAAGAAACCGGGCGAAAGTGCTTCAATTCGGCCACAGATTTTCGTCTGTGGAAATAGGTAGCGTTGCCGAAGAAGTCGCCGCAAACGCCTGGGCTTCAATTCGGCCACAGATTTTCGTCTGTGGAAATTCGAAAACACGCTCTCTTACATCGTTGGACCAGCCGGCTTCAATTCGGCCACAGATTTTCGTCTGTGGAAATGCAATTTCCCTGACATACACCTGAAGATCAGGCGGAAAGCTTCAATTCGGCCACAGATTTTCGTCTGTGGAAATATCGAAGAACTTGTTTCCGCGGGCGGGGATAACCCCGCTTCAATTCGGCCACAGATTTTCGTCTGTGGAAATATGGGGCGGAAAATTCGCTCCATTATCGCACGCTTGGCTTCAATTCGGCCACAGATTTTCGTCTGTGGAAATGCTGCGTGAGACTGACTCTCGGTACCCGAGATAATTCCGCTTCAATTCGGCCACAGATTTTCGTCTGTGGAAATATGGGGCGGAAAATTCGCTCCATTATCGCACGCTTGGCTTCAATTCGGCCACAGATTTTCGTCTGTGGAAATGACGCTGTCCCACACCGTGCAAACGTGATCGCCCGACAGCGCTTCAATTCGGCCACAGATTTTCGTCTGTGGAAATCAGGCAGCGTTCCCGCGAGGAATGCCGGGCCTATTTTGCTTCAATTCGGCCACAGATTTTCGTCTGTGGAAATCCTGCTACCGTTGAAGTCGTGATCTCCAGCGATCACCGCTTCAATTCGGCCACAGATTTTCGTCTGTGGAAATAGGAACAGCCTCGAAAGTGATGGATGCTATCGGCGCTTCAATTCGGCCACAGATTTTCGTCTGTGGAAATTTGGGGGCCGGCGATCCCAGCCCGCGGATTTCCGGACAGCTTCAATTCGGCCACAGATTTTTGTCTGTGGAAATCCTGCCCGTTGTGAACAATCACCTCGGGCAGTGCAAACTTCAATTCGGCCACAGATTTTTGTCTGTGGAAATTCGGGAACCTGGAAATACCCGCATTTGGAATCGCTCACTTCAATTCGGCCACAGATTTTTGTCTGTGGAAATTTTATCTTTGGATTATCAGATCGGAAAAACGAATCGACTTCAATTCGGCCACAGATTTTTGTCTGTGGAAATGCTGATCGGAATATC
This DNA window, taken from Tuwongella immobilis, encodes the following:
- a CDS encoding polymorphic toxin-type HINT domain-containing protein yields the protein MARTPLLMGDGTSKPIKQFVPENAILHRDETDLNDPITVQVVEAVFERSAILFELRVAGQLIETTAEHPFWVVDRGWTPVWELSIGDSLTTITGETVSVEGVHETDRRQTVYNLRVSDYHTDAVGCDDWGVSVWAHNRYLVEGLPDGSFVIRDSMTKQLLESVPGEPIRFTRKEAWQTAKQMDETLRRTSREFIESNPTSVKRPKVVDNSLSRIMDDIYKAEKSPDRIGTGSTADGLRFEKMTGFDFNDKIHGQAASERANRLRDWLKDHPHALPDDIDAARRVVADLEDAIALGS